The Streptococcus oralis Uo5 genome includes a window with the following:
- a CDS encoding DNA alkylation repair protein, translating into MNLTDLLVELEAGKDPEKAGPMETYMRHQFPFLGIAGPERNALYKKYFPSAKKTKIIDWDFVDTCWEKESREYQYVAANYLKAMQSYLTKDDLPELERLVVTKSWWDTVDILDRVVGSLVANHPELEEVLLKWSLSDNIWLRRVAIDHQLLRKEKTNVQLMEKILLNNLDQTEFFINKAIGWALRDYSKTNPEWVARFIEKNKKRMAELSIKEASKYL; encoded by the coding sequence ATGAATCTTACAGATTTACTTGTGGAGCTCGAAGCGGGAAAAGACCCTGAGAAAGCAGGCCCAATGGAAACCTATATGCGCCATCAATTTCCCTTTCTAGGGATTGCAGGTCCTGAAAGAAATGCCCTCTATAAAAAGTATTTTCCAAGCGCGAAAAAAACAAAGATTATCGATTGGGATTTTGTAGACACTTGCTGGGAAAAGGAATCTAGAGAATACCAATATGTAGCTGCCAACTATTTGAAAGCCATGCAGTCTTATCTAACGAAGGACGATTTGCCTGAGCTTGAGCGTCTGGTCGTGACCAAGTCTTGGTGGGACACGGTAGATATCTTAGATAGAGTAGTAGGAAGTTTGGTGGCTAACCATCCGGAACTTGAAGAAGTGCTTTTAAAATGGAGCCTCTCAGACAATATCTGGCTGAGGCGAGTCGCTATTGACCACCAGTTGTTAAGGAAAGAAAAAACAAATGTCCAACTGATGGAAAAGATCCTGCTCAACAATCTGGACCAGACAGAATTTTTTATCAACAAAGCCATCGGCTGGGCTCTAAGAGACTACTCTAAAACCAATCCCGAATGGGTAGCACGTTTTATTGAAAAAAATAAGAAGAGAATGGCTGAACTTAGTATCAAGGAAGCAAGCAAGTACCTCTAG